The region AATTCCTCCTCATCTTCTTCAATGTTGATAGTAATAGAACCCCTTAGCCAATCTTGGGCACAAACAAGAGCTTGGACCATGAATGGTGTAAGAGAGGTTCTAAATTCATTTAGAATGCGACCACTTGTGCTAAATGCCGACTCAGACGCAACCGTTGATACCGGAACAGCCAACACATCACGGGCCATTCTAGCCAATGTTGGGAATCTAGAAGCATTGTCCTTCCACCATTTTAGAATGTTAAAATCATCCCTATTTACTTCATTCTCTTCATGTAGGTATTTCTCAAATTCCGATTTGCTCATGCTAGCTTCACCATCAGCACCAACTCTCCACTTTTTATTTATCCGAGACAGCAATTTCCTTCCTTCCCTTTTTTGAGTTGGTTCAGATTGTGGAGCACCCACATGCTTGCTTACATCACTTGGTGCATACTTAGCTTTGTACTCTTCAAACAAAGCATGCATAAATGTTTTCACTGCCTCCCAAGCTTTGCCTCCATTTAATTCACCATACAATTCTTCAATTGCTAGTTTTGTGAAATTTGATAGCTTGAATCTTGGATCAAGAACAGTTGCAGCAAATACAAACATGTTCACATTCTCCTCTTCCTTTTTCTTTCCTTTCCCCTTCCCCTTTTCATTCTCCACCTCCTCATGCCAACGTCCCCAATACTTATCATACTTATCTTGCATTTTCTTGGCCATTGTTTTGCGCAAAATATCATCACTATCAGCCCACTCTTCCAACACAACATTGATTTCAGCAATATCCATAACAAATTGGTTCATGGTCACATGAAGTGTGGCGGAAACACTAAGAGTAAGGTGATAAAACTGTCCAAGAAATTCAGCCATTTTCGTAGCATTCTCCCAATCACTATCAACAGGAATACCAGGACCTTTCTCACTAGTTAAATCCAATGTATAGAGTGGATCTTCTTCCTCATACCTCGCAAATACTTTCTCAAAGTTGATTGCGGTTGCTAACATTAGGTATGTGGAATTCCATCTAGTGCATACATCCAAACTCAAGAATGCCTCGCTGTCCACCTTTTCTAACTGAGCAAGTTCTTTAAATCTTGTAATTCTAGATGGCCCATGTCTTATATATCTAACCACAGCTCGCACACGCTTAATTGATTCATCCAATTCTTTTAGACCATCAGTAACAATCAGATTTATAATATGTGCAGCACATCTCATATGAAAATATTTACCTTCAGCTATGCTATTTCCAGTTTTGATCATTTTCTTCCTTATGTAACCCACACCACCATCATTCGCGCTAGCATTATCAATAGTTATTGTCATAACGTTTTTTATTCCCCACTCCATCAAGCATTTCTCTATGGCTTTACCTATATCATCTCCCTTATGACCTTTCACTAGGAAAAAACTAATGATTTTCTTGTGCAAATTCCATTCAGGATCAATAAAATGTGTCGTGACTGTCATATAGCAATCTTGTGTTTGAGAAGTCCAACCATCAGTAGTGAGACACACTCTTTGACATGATTGTTTGAAAAAAAGTTTCAGCTTCGCTCTCTCTTCAAAATAAACCTTCACAACATCCCTAGTGCATGTTCTTCTAGAAGGCATATTGAAACGTGGACATGCAATTGACATCACTTCTCTAAAACCAGCTTTTTCAGTAAATGCAAATGGAAGCTCATCTACTATAATCATCTTAGCAATATCTTTCCTTAGTGCTTCGGGATCAAATTTATGCACTGAAGGACTTTCCCCTTGGATAACTTGCAAAGTACCTTGATTCTTATTCTTATCATTATGAGGATTATACTTGCAAGTATTAAAATGACTCTTTAAGGCAGATGTACCATTAACCTCTGAAACGGCCTTGATATCACGGTTGCAATGCTTGCACTTTCCAAACTTGAGCATACCATCAACTAGTACCTCAGAAAAGTGATCCCACATCGGTGATCTTTTCTTCATCTGCCTTCTTGTAGGTCGTTGCTCCATCTCCTTTTCCTTTTCATACTCATCAATCTTTCTTTGTTCTTCCTCATAAACTCGCATCTCCTCTTCGGTCATGTCATCACCAAGTCCACCAGGTTCAACCATCTACAAAATAGTAGCATAATTAGAATTCATGTCATCATTCTTCTATACTAATTAATTCAGAGAAGAATTAAATAACATGTTCCTTATCAGCAGCTTCCAGCAAGTAATAACAGATTAGGAATTAAAAGAAGCCGGCAGAATCATATGACAACATAAAAGTAAACTGACCATATTAATAATTCACAGACTACTAATGGTTACGGCATGGGATTGGGACAGTATTCAACCAAGCGAAAATGTGGCAGCAGACATTATCTCTTTGGATTAAACTCCGAGTGATATACACTATACATTCATTTTCCATTCTGCTTCTGCAATACATTAAAAGCTGAATCCACTCCACTACAGTTCAAATGTTATTTTCACGACAAGATAATAGAAGCATTCACAAGTTGTATTTGTGAACAGTTAAGTCATCCAAGTAGGATTTCCTAGTGATATACACAGAGATGTCAACACTCGACAGTGGAGCAGCACAAAAGATGGCATCCATAGACAGAATGAGAAAAAACTAAACAACAAGAGCATCCAGATTCCAGATCCACCTTTACCATCTACTCACAAAGAACAAAAAAACTGGATACAAAGGATGGGGGATTGAGCTTATTACGTTGACTGAATGCTCAGTTTCTACTGTGGAAGACGTGATGACGAACTGGAGGCCGAGATGCGCGACGGCGGGTCCTCGTCTGAGTTGTCTCCGTGCTCCTTTCCTTCCTTCGTGTAGATGCGGTGGAGTTCGCTGCGTCGGGGATGGATGAGTGGGGAGAACCAGAGAAGATGCGGTGGCCGGTGGCACCGGCGGCGGCGTCCCTGCCGCTCAGATGAGTAGCGGCGGCTGTGTCCCTGGCTCCCTGCTACTCAGATTAGAAGCGGCGGCGGCTGAGTAGTGCAAGGGGCGGGCGTGGGGGAGGGGAAGAGGATGGGATTAGGAGCGTTAGGCTGTGGGGGGTCGTGGCTCGTGGGTCGTGGACTTGTGGCGTCGTGCCTGGGTGGGTGGGGCGGTGGGCTGTACTGGGCCGAGGGTGGGGTGTGGAGTGGGCTGTTATTCGGTTAACCGGGAAATATACCGAACTGACCGAATTTGGTTCGGTTAGTGGCCCAGCTAACCGAACTTTTCTGTTAACAGCAAAAAAACCGAAAATTCGGTTTATTCGGTCTCGGTTTCGGTTCAGTTTTCAGTTGGTCGGTTTTTTTGCCCAGCCCTACAAGCCACATGATTTGTGCTCTTTTAAAACTTTCTGCTCCGCCTACCTGAACACACATCACCATTTATGATAACATAAGCAAAGCATGATAGAAAGTAACCAACCAATTGAAAAGAACATATACATTGATTTTCTTCAAATTCAAAACTATTCCTTCTAAGCTTGGTAGCTCTTCCTAATCAAAATTCTTGATGACATCTCAATGCACAACAAGGTTGCAGTTAATAACTCCTTATTTATCATGTATTGTCCAAAGTTACATGATGAAATACATAAATGAGCAGGACTGTAATTTGTAATCCTTGGTTCATTTAGCCAAACTTCAATCCAGTATACTTTGTCCATTGATAGCTAAGGCATTTTTTAAGAATCCTAACTAACCCTCAATCATCCATTGTACGATGGCATGAAACAGAGCATGGATAGCAGAGGAGGGAGAGGAGCAGCAGTAGCTCACTGTGGTGGTTTGTGTGACTGATGTTGAACAGGACCGCCTCCCCTCCATGGCTTGCAACCACCACGCACCTTTCCTGGCTGGTATGATGAAGTGAAGCCCTTCTACTCTGCTGTAGGGATGAAAACTTCCCCTGCACAAGGACAGGAGAAATATGAATCAACTACACATACCTAGATGAACAGAATCAACATCACTTGCATCTCAAAACTATGTTACTACCTTAGAAACATCAAATAACCCATTTGGCCGAGTGGGAGAAGGGGTTACCTTGAGGAAGTCGGCCATGGTGTGACTGGGAGGGCCGGGCCTCCCGGCGAGGCCATGGGGAGGTCAGAGGACGGCGACCGCGGCGAAAGGTGAGCGGGTTGGCGACATAGTATAAGCCCGCGATGCAGCCGCGGAGGCAGACGAGGCCGCGCGACGAGGCGCGGATCCAGCTCGACAACGCGCGGATCCGGAAGGCCCGCTGTGGCCGTGGAGGCTTGACGAGGCGCGGATCCAGCTCGACGAGGCGCGGATCCAGCTCGACGACAACGCGGATCTAGCGCCatgggagagagggagaggtacGGCTTGATCTTGTCGGTGGTCGGAGAGCGACGCGGAGATCGCGGAggcgagggaggaggcggcggtggcgacgAGGTGGTCGCGGAGCGGGTGGTCGGCGGGGAAGGTGAGGAGCGAGGTGATGAGGAGCGGCTTGAGGTCGGATCTGGCACCATAGGTGGCGGCGATGGTCCGACAGgaggggttagggtttgggctGCGGGTCGTGGGGGGAGGAGTGGTGTGtgggggagagggggaggagtGGTGTGCGGTGGGTGAGTGGTGTgtggggagagggggagaggagggaggCATTCGgccactaacatgtgggcccacGAGGAATTAGGCCCACATGTCCGTGCCCTCAACGACATGTGGTGTACGTGAGGGAAGCTGCTTTCGGGTGGGTGTGGGCGGGGGAGAGGGTGAGGGGTGTGGGCCGTTGGATCTGGCAGTATCCGACGGTCTCTAATGCTTGATCCGCGTGACATGCCTATAGACCAATCAAAACGAAGTGCAGGCTTTGATGACGTTATGACCATCTAAAATGGTCATAATTGATTAACAATAGGCGCTACCAACGCAGCACCACGGCGGCCAACGAAGCTCCATTGCAGCGTGAGCTCTAACGCAGCACCACGACGCCCGGTGGTAAGTTTTCTTCTCTTTTTATGACAATGTTTGTTAAGTTTCCAAATAATTAGTAGTGTTATTCCTCGAATAACGAAAAAtcaattttccatttttcgagtgcctgAAATGAGGTTTTTtatgaaggaactaccaaataattgttgtaaaaatggaccaaatcaattttataaaacactaggccatgtttaatgcacaattgacacaatggttgggtgtcaaaggCTTTGATCCATCTCTGGTGAAAAAAacaaatttccaccgattcagcaggaagcgggtcaaatttgaactgtagctacctcgtagtttgctctttattttttccaaaaatcatttctaggtacataagtatctatttaatcagagaaacaccaaaaaaattccaagattcaaccactagctaggaacggtcattcccgccattttgaccgcattttgaaacgggcataaaaaattcaaaaaaaatcaaaaaattgggaaaccttcgcattgtgtcattatatgtggccaagttcccaggaaaaataacaaacttgtaatacggcaattattttaaaaaagtgttctcagaaacgagctatcacgtgtggagatcaatggctttcaatccaaatgatcaatcttatggccacattcatggcatagtttgttcaaatgatctcatattgtggaaaagggtgcatattggaattccaaacaatgttgcctaaggaagtattcattttctttggacgaaaaaaccattttccaattttcgagtgcccaaaagtaggttttttgtgaaggacctcccaaataattgttgcaaaattggaccaaatcaattttctaaaatactaggacatatttaatgcacaattgacaaaatggttgggtgtcaaaagttttgatccacctctggtgaaaaagacaaattcccgctgattcagcaggaagcgggtcaaatttgaactgtagctacctcaTAGTTCgctatttatttttttcaaaaatcatttctaggtacataagtacctatttcatcagagaaacaccaaaaaaattccaagattcaaccactagctaggaacggtcattcccgccgttttgaccgcattttgaaacgggcataaaaaattcaaaaaaatatcaaaaaattgggaaaccttcgcattgtgtcattatatgtggccaagttcccaggaaaaaaaacaaacttgtaatacggcaattttttaaaaaaagtgttctcaaaaacgagctatcacgtgtggagatcgatggctttcaagccaaatgatcaatcttatggccacatccatgacatagtttgttcaaatgatctcatattgtgcacaagggtgcatattggaatgacaaacaatgtttcctaaggaagttttcattttctttggacgaaaaaaccattttccatttttcgactgcccaaaaggaggtttttttgtgaaggacctcccaaataattgttgcaaaattggaccaaatcatttttataaaatactaggccatatttaatgcacaattgaccaaatggttgggtgtaaaaagttttgatccacctgtcgtgaaaaagacaaatttctgccgattcaggtggaagcgggtcaaatttgaactgcagctgccttgtagtttgctctttattttttataaaaataatttctaggtacataagtatctatttaatcagagaaacaccaaaaaaattccaagattcaaccactagctaggaacggtcattcccgccgttttgaccgcattttgaaatgggcataaaaaattcaaaaaaaatcaaaaaattgggaaaccttcgcattgtgtcattatatgtggccaagttcttaggaaaaataacaaacttgtaatacggcaatttttttaaaaaagtgttctaaaaaacgagctatcacgtgtgggatcgatggctttcaagccaaatgatcaatcttatggccacatccatggcatagtttgttcaaatgatctcatattgtgcacaagggtgcatattggaatgacaaacaatattgcctaaggaatttttcattttctttggacgaaaaaatcattttccatttttctaGTGCCCAAatggaggtttttttgtgaaggacctcccaaataattgttgcaaaattggaccaaatagtttttataaaatactaggacatatttaatgcacaattgaccaaatgttgggtgtaaaaagttttgatccacctctcgtgaaaaagacaaatttccgccgattcagttggaagtgggtcaaatttgaactgtagctgccttgtagtttgctctttatttttttaaaaatcatttataggtacataagtatctatttaatcataaatacatggtttggtggcgatacgtcgaggtttggacggtggccgagggctccaactctagagcgcgtaaactagCATGCctgccgcgtggtcaccgcgtgaccgtggcgttgccatgtgttatgggtggcctaggcatgtctagtgggttgggaactccccaggtagatgctaggaagaaaatcacaacataagattctcacgaggagaccgatcgatactcaaacatgaataagcagccaagtgtttgattagcggtacgggaagtgcacatggccaatgggcatgagttttggctgaggatgatcatctactaaggagaatgtcttcacaaatttttagctcaaaaggaggatcctaggtggtacttgctttgcaaagtaccacgttggacaaaaatatgaatgttgaagatGGGCTCAAACTAATGAATGGactgagctgaaatttggtggaggatggttatttgggcataggaaagcattgtagaaaattgataccatttggacatgccaaagtagtacttccttcacaattctcttctatggacagaaacttgggaaaactagtgagagagattagatgaatgaaatgagctacaaattggtgtaggtaagttacataggtatggtcatgcgctggtaaattttcagatcatttgggtaagcctagctagtacttacttcacaaagcttctctcgaggtagaaactttgaaaatttcctgagaaagatttactaggaaaattgagctgaatattatcatgtggcaatgatttgggtatggaagagtgcccgaaaagtttgagggtaataggaggggtctatataactcTTGCTTTGCAAcatgccaatttggccataaaatataaattgaacctgggctcacatagatgatttgactgagctgcaatttggaggagggtgataatttgggcatatgaaggaactgtataaatttcatgtcatttcgatatataaaaaaggtacttccttcacaatgcttctaggtggacaaaaactttggaaatttgccgaggaagatttgctaggcaagtggagctgaattttgtcatgcggtaatgatttggataggaaagagtgcccaaaaattctgagggcaatcaagaatatataaatagcacttccttcataaagtgttgttgtgaacagaataggaaaatgaatattgttgaattagttttgaactaggcaaggaaggatttttacatatttgatgaagatatgacccaaagaatttatgagatttttttgggaattttgggaatgacagaaatataggttgcttcacaacctagggcaaaaactgccacatggacatgacacgtaggcaaaactgatgaggtggcgcctagtcatagcaacccaccacaatttacaaggttatgaccatatatattggtcatgatcagctaaaATAAGGCAGTAGAccagtgctatctgctttatgaccatttcgtgtaaggaaattacgacctttctgaccaaaatggtcgttatagtttaggtttaggagccccccgaacagcttttgaccaattggtctgaaatggtcatagatctatgaccaattcttccagggtcactgacagaaggtcactagttgacatatttcttgtagtgttagttttgttagggtttgatccctagtgtccactatgttctgagattgatgttgctatgactttgctatgcttaatgcttgtcactagggcccgagtgccatgatttcagatctgaatctattatgttttcatcaacatatgagtgttcttgatcctatcttgcaagtctatagtcacctattatgtgttatgatccgttaaccccgaagtgacaataatcgggatacttaccggtgatgactgtagtttgaggagttcatgtattcactatgtgttaatgctttgttccggttctctattaaaaggaggccttaatatcccttagtttccgtaaggaccccgctgccacgggagggtaggacaaaagatgtcatgcaagttcttttccataagcatgtatgactatatttggaatacatgcctacattacattgacgaactggagctagttctgtgtcaccctaggttatgactgttacatgatgaaccgcattcggcataattctccatcaccgatccattgcctacgagctttccatatattgttcttcgcttatttaatttcccgttgctattgcta is a window of Triticum urartu cultivar G1812 unplaced genomic scaffold, Tu2.1 TuUngrouped_contig_3633, whole genome shotgun sequence DNA encoding:
- the LOC125527345 gene encoding zinc finger BED domain-containing protein RICESLEEPER 2-like is translated as MVEPGGLGDDMTEEEMRVYEEEQRKIDEYEKEKEMEQRPTRRQMKKRSPMWDHFSEVLVDGMLKFGKCKHCNRDIKAVSEVNGTSALKSHFNTCKYNPHNDKNKNQGTLQVIQGESPSVHKFDPEALRKDIAKMIIVDELPFAFTEKAGFREVMSIACPRFNMPSRRTCTRDVVKVYFEERAKLKLFFKQSCQRVCLTTDGWTSQTQDCYMTVTTHFIDPEWNLHKKIISFFLVKGHKGDDIGKAIEKCLMEWGIKNVMTITIDNASANDGGVGYIRKKMIKTGNSIAEGKYFHMRCAAHIINLIVTDGLKELDESIKRVRAVVRYIRHGPSRITRFKELAQLEKVDSEAFLSLDVCTRWNSTYLMLATAINFEKVFARYEEEDPLYTLDLTSEKGPGIPVDSDWENATKMAEFLGQFYHLTLSVSATLHVTMNQFVMDIAEINVVLEEWADSDDILRKTMAKKMQDKYDKYWGRWHEEVENEKGKGKGKKKEEENVNMFVFAATVLDPRFKLSNFTKLAIEELYGELNGGKAWEAVKTFMHALFEEYKAKYAPSDVSKHVGAPQSEPTQKREGRKLLSRINKKWRVGADGEASMSKSEFEKYLHEENEVNRDDFNILKWWKDNASRFPTLARMARDVLAVPVSTVASESAFSTSGRILNEFRTSLTPFMVQALVCAQDWLRGSITINIEEDEEELLRLEKELIEELGSTNSSKSKASSSKSVCKPSGVVPSCPPPSST